The Oncorhynchus keta strain PuntledgeMale-10-30-2019 unplaced genomic scaffold, Oket_V2 Un_contig_3445_pilon_pilon, whole genome shotgun sequence genomic sequence gtccagggtggtgattggctgtccagggtggtgcctggctgttcagggtggtgtttggcggtccagggtggtgcctggctgtccagggtggtgcctggctgtccagggtggtgattgGTTGTCCAGAgtggtgcctggctgtccagggtggagcctggctgtccagggtggtgattggctgtccagggtggtgcctggctgtccagGGAGGTGCCTGGCTGcccagggtggtgcctggctgtccagggtggtgcctggctgtccagggtggtgtcTGGCTCTCCAGGGTGGTGCTTGGCTGTCCAGAgtggtgcctggctgtccagggtggtgcctggctgctcagagtggtgcctggctgtccagggtggtgcttGGCTGTCCAGAgtggtgcctggctgtccagggtggtgcctggctgtccagggtggtgcctggctgttcagggtggtacctggtgcctggctgtccagggtggtgcctggctgttcagagtggtgcctggctgtccagggtggtgcttGGCTGTCCAGAgtggtgcctggctgtccagggtggtgcctggctgtccagggtggtgcctggctgtccagggtggtgcctggtgcctggctgtccagggtggtgcctggctgtccagagtggtgcctggctgttcagagtggtgcctggctgtccagagtggtgcctggctgtccagggtggtgcctggctgtccagagtggtgcctggctgttcagagtggtgcctggctgttcagagtggtgcctggctgtccagagtggtgcctggctgtcccgggtggtgcctggctgtccagagtggtgcctggctgttcagagtggtgcctggctgtccagagtggtgcctggctgtccagggtggtgcctggctgtccagggtggtgtctggctgtccagggtggtgcctggctgtccagggtggtgcctggctgttcagggtggtgcctggtgcctggctgtccagggtggtgcctggctgtccagAGTGGTGCCTGCACAGCACTGTTTCAGCAACATGAAAGGGTTTAAATGACATCCACTGGGCTCTTGATAAGTAGTTACATTTtgtgtctgttttttttatattAGTTGAAGACTTTTGACACCGTGGACCATGCTGTGCTAGTGCAAAGGTTAAAATGTTGTGGAATTACTGGTCATGCTCTAGATTGGTTTATAAATTACCTATCAAATCGTATACAATGTGTCATGGCAGATGATTGTAAATCTGAGTCCATAGAAGTGTGCTAAGGTGTTCCACAAGGTTCTATTTTGGGCCCACTGTTGTTTATTTCGTACATCAACAACATTGGGGATCTTATTGAAACAGCGGATGTTCATTTTTATGCAGATGATACTGTTCTTTATTCAAGTGGTAGTAGTTTATCTTTGGCTTTTGAAAATGCCCAAAGAGCATTTAACATCATACAACAGAATCTGTATGATTTAAAGCTGATTCTAAATTTGGGTTAAACAAAATGTATGATATTTTCAAATGCCAGGCATGTAACTAATCATGGCATTGCTACATTGACTGGATATACTATagagcaagttaaagtgtacaaaTATTTGGGTGTGTGGGTTGATGATAAGCTGAGCTTCACTGTGCATGTAGAGAACTTGATAAGGAAGCTCAAGCTGAAAATAGGTTTTAATTACCGGCATAAGGCTTGTTTTTCTCTGGAGACCAGGAAGGAGCTGGTACGATATACATTACTGGCAGTTTTAGATTTGAGTGATgtgatatatatgcaggcctCAGCCACTACCCTGTTCTATCTCTGTTCTTTTTTAATCAGATCAGTAAATAATTATAATTTGCGGTCCCATTCTGATTTGCTTCTAACAGTACCAAACATTAGAACAGGTCATGGTAGAAATAGATTTAGTTACTCAGCTCCGTGGTCCTGAAATTCTCTCCTGAACATTGTAAAATGTGATGATCTCGTTTCGTTGGTGGAGTTTTAAACACCTTATTGATGTATATATCACAGAAGAGTGTAATTGTTTTTAGGccagctgtttttagtcaagaCGTTTGTGTTTTTAACGTAATATgtaattgttgtactgtatgtgtgtttatagttttatttaatgttgtgttagtgtatgtaagttgtttagtctgaaacgttgttccccctgctgctattggaccaggtctcccttggctgctattggaccaggtctctcttggctgctattggaccaggtctctcttggctgctattggaccaggtctctcttggctgctattggaccaggtctctcttggctgctattggaccaggtctcccTTGGAAAAGAAATGTTATCTCAGTGAggaaaacctgtataaataaaggttaaataaaaaagggtggtgcctggctgttcagggtggtgactggctgttcagggtggtgattggctgttcagggtggtgattggctgttcagggtggtgattggctgttcagggtggtgcctggctgttcagggtggtgattggctgttcagggtgatgtttggctgttcagggtggtgattggctgttcagggtggtgtttggctgttcagggtggtgattggctgttcagggtggtgcctggctgttcagggtggtgattggctgttcagggtggtgtttggctgctcagggtggtgtttggctgttcagggtggtgcctggctgttcagggtggtgtttggctgttcagggtggtgcctggctgttcagggtggtgcctggctgttcagggtggtgcctggctgttcagggtggtgcctggctgttcagggtggtgattggctgttcatggtggtgtttggctgttcagggtggtgcttggctgttcagggtggtgtttggctgttcagggtggtgcttGGCTGTTCAGAgtggtgcctggctgtccagggtggtgcctggctgttcagggtggtgattggctgttcagggtggtgcctggctgttcagggtggtgattggctgttcagggtggtgtttggctgttcagggtggtgcctggctgttcagggtggtgattggctgttcagggtggtgtttggctgttcagggtggtgattggctgttcagggtggtgtttggctgttcagggtggtgcctggctgttcagggcggtttttggctgttcagggtggtgcctggctgttcagggtggtgcctggctgttcagggtggtgcctggctgttcagggtggtgcctggctgttcagggtggtgattggctgttcagggtggtgattggctgttcagggtggtgtttggctgttcagggtggtgcctggctgttcatgGTGGtatttggctgttcagggtggtgcttggctgttcagggtggtgtttggctgtccagggtggtttTTGGCTGTTCCgagtggtgtttggctgttcagggtggtgactggctgttcagggtggtgattggctgttcagggtggtgtttggctgctcagggtggtgtttggctgttcagggtggtgcctggctgttcagggtggtgtttggctgttcagggtggtgcctggctgttcagggtggtgattggctgttcagggtggtgtttggctgttcagggtggtgcctggctgttcagggcggtttttggctgttcagggtggtgcctggctgttcagggtggtgcctggctgttcagggtggtgcctggctgttcagggtggtgcctggctgttcagagtggtgattggctgtccagggtggtgcctggctgtccagggtggtgcctggctgttcagagtggtgcctggctgttcagagtggtgcctggctgtccagggtggtgcctggctgttcagggtggtgattggctgttcagggtggtgcctggctgttcagggtggtgattggctgttcagggtggtgtttggctgttcagggtggtgattggctgttcaaggtggtgtttggctgttcagggtggtgcctggctgttcatggtggtgtttggctgttcagggtggtgcttggctgttcagggtggtgtttggctgtccagggtggtttTTGGCTGTTCCgagtggtgtttggctgttcagggtggtgcctggctgttcagggtggtgtttggctgtccagggtggtgcttggctgttcagggtggtgtttggctgctcagggtggtgtttggctgctcagggtggtgtttggctgtccagggtggtgcctggctgtccagggtggtgcctggctgtccagggtggtgcctggctgttcagggtggtgtttagctgttcagggtggtgtttggctgttcagggtggtcgACTCCAATGTTACAAATCACCTGATCACTGACTTTTTAGCTCAAATTACTTTCTATCTTAGGAAAATATCTTTTCAGCTTTTCTAACGAAATCAAATTTCACAACAAATGATGCGTCATCTCCTTCAGTGTCGAACTAAGCAGGTAATTATGTTGCCAGTCAATTAtcagtttgactaggctactaAGTACGTCCTGGGTTCAGCAAACAAAAGACATATTGAATGCTGAACCCAGGAAGTATCAGAAGCCTAGTTAAACTGAACTGGTCTATCGACTGGTCCCAGGGCCCAAGGCAGGACTATCTACTGGTCCCAGGGCCCAAGGCAGGACTATCTACTGGTCCCAGGACCCAAGGTAAGACTATCTACTGGTCTAAAGGCCCAAGGTAAGACTATCTACTGGTCCCAGGACCCAAGGTAAGACTATCTACTGGTCCCAGGTCCCAAGGTAAGACTATCTACTGGTCCCAGGACCCAAGGTAAGATTATCTACTGGTCCCAGGACCCAAGGTAAGACTATCTACTGGTCCCAGGACCCAAGGTAGGACTATCTACTGGTCCCAGGTCCCAAGGTAAGACTATCTACTGGTCCCAGGACCCAAGGTAAGATTATCTACTGGTCCCAGGACCCAAGGTAAGACTATCTACTGGTCCCAGGACCCAAGGTAGGACTATCTACTGGTCCCAGGTCCCAAGGTAAGACTATCTACTGGTCCCAGGACCCAAGGTAAGACTATCTACTGGTCCCAGGACCCAAGGTAAGACTATCTACTGGTCCCAGGTCCCAAGGTAAGACTATCTACTGGTCCCAGGACCCAAGGTAAGACTATCTACTGGTCCCAGGACCCAAGGTAAGACTATCTACTGGTCCCAGGACCCAAGGTAAGACTATCTACTGGTCCCAGGACCCAAGGTAGGACTATCTACTGGTCCCAGGTCCCAATGTAAGACTATCTACTGGTCCCAGGTCCCAAGGTAAGACTATCTACTGGTCCAAAGGCCCAAGGTAAGACTTTTGACTGGTCCCAGGTCCCAAGGTAAGACTATCTACTGGTTCCAGGTGCCAAGGAAAGACTATCTACTGGTCCCAGGTCCCAAGGTAGGACTATCTACTGGTCCCAAGTCCCAAGGTAAGACTATCTACTGGTCCAAATGCCCAAGGTAAGACTATCTACTGGACCCAGGTCCCAAGGTAAGACTATCTACTGGTCCCAGGTCCCAAGGTAAGACTATCTACTGGTCCAAAGGCCCAAGGTAAGACTTTTGACTGGTCCCAGGTCCCAAGGTAAGACTATCTACTGGTTCCAGGTGCCAAGGAAATACTATCTACTGGTCCCAGGGCCCAAGGTAAGACTTTCGACTGGTCTAAAGGCCCAAGGTAAGACTATCTACTGGTCCCAGGTCCCAAGGTAAGACTATCTACTGGTCCAAAGGCCCAAGGTAAGACTATCTACTGGTCCCAGGTGCCAAGGTAAGACCTCTGCttcaccgaaacatggctcactgggaagacgctatccggggcggtgcagccaatgggtttctccacgcattgcgccgacagaaacaaacatctttctggtaagaagagtggcgggggcgtatgcctcatgactaacgagacattgtgtgatgaaagaaacatacaggaactcaaatccttctgttcacctgatttagaattcctcacaatcaaatgtagaccgcattatctaccaagagaattctcttcgattataatcacagccgtatatatcccccccaagcagacacatcgatggctctgaacaaactttatttaactctttgcaaactggaaaccatttatccggaggctgcattcattgtagctggggattttaacaaagctaatctgaaaacaagactccctaaattttatcagcatatcgattgcgcaaccaggggtggtaaaaccttggatcattgttactctaacttccgcgacgcatataaggccctgccccgcccccctttcggaaaagctgaccacgactccattttgttgatccctgcctacagacagaaacttaaacaagaggctcccacgctgaggtctgtccaacgctggtgtgaccaagctgactccacactccaagactgcttccatcacgtggactgggacatgtttcgtattgcgtcagataaaaatattgacgaatacgctgattcggtgtgcgagttcattagaacgtgcgttgaagatgttgttcccatagcaacgataaaaacattccctaaccagaaaccgtggattgatggcagcattcgcgtgaaactgaaagcgcgaaccactgcttttaatcagggcaaggtgtctggtaacatgaccgaatataaacaatgcagctattccctccgcgaggctattaaacaagctaagcgtcagtacagagacaaagtagaatctcaattcaaagtctcagacacaagaggcatgtggcagggtctacagtcaatcacggactacaagaagaaacccagcccagtcacggaccaggatgtcttgctcccaggcagactaaataacttttttgcccgctttgaggacaacacagtgccactgacacggcctgcaacgaaaacatgcggtctctccttcactgcagccaaacGAGACTACCCAAAGACCCCCCTACCCAAAGACCCCCCCACCCAAAGACCCCCTACCCAAAGATCTCCTACCCAAAGACCTCCTACCCAAAGACCCCCTACCCAAAGACCTCCTACCCAAAGACCTCCTACCCAAAGACCCCCCTACCCAAAGACCCCCCTACCCAAAGACCCCCTACCCAAAGACCCCCCTACACAAAGACCCCCTACCCAAAGACCCCTACCCAAAGACCCCTACCCAAAGACCCCCTACCCAAAGACCCCCTACCCAAAGACCCCCTACCCAAAGACCCCCCTACCCAAAGACCCCCTACCCAAAGACCCCCTACCCAAAGACCCCCTACCCAAAGACCCCCCTACCCAAAGACCTCCTACCCAAAGACCCCCTACCCAAAGACCCCCTACCCAAAGACCCCCTACCGAAAGACCCCTACCCAAAGACCCCCTACCCAAAGACCCCCTACCCAAAGACCCCCTACCCAAAGACCCCTACCCAAAGACCCCTACCCAAAGAACCCCCACCCAAAGACCCCCTACCAAAGAACCCCTACCCAAAGACCCCCTACCCAAAGACCTCCTACCCAAAGACCCCCTACCCAAAGACCCCCTACCCAAAGACCCCCTACCCAAAGACCCCTACCCAAAGACCCCCTACCCAAAGACCCCTACCCAAAGACCCCCACCCAAAGACCCCCTACCCAAAGACCTCCTACCCAAAGACCCCTACCCAAAGACCCCTACCCAAAGACCCCCTACCCAAAGACCCCTACCCAAAGACCCCCTACCCAAAGACCCCTACCCAAAGAACCCCTACCCAAAGACCCCTACCCAAAGACCCCCTACCCAAAGACCCCCACCCAAAGACCCCTACCCAAAGACCTCCTACCCAAAGACCCCCTACCCAAAGACCCCTACCCAAAGACCCCCTACCCAAAGACCCCCTACCCAAAGACCCCCTACCCAAAGACCCCCACCCAAAGACCCCCTACCCAAAGACCTCCTACCCAAAGACCCCCTACCCAAAGACCCCTACCCAAAGACCTCCTACCCAAAGACCCTACCCAAAGACCCCTACCCAAAGACCCCCTACCCAAAGACCTCCTACCCAAAGACCCCTACCCAAAGACCCCCTACCCAAAGACCCCCTACCCAAAGACCCCCTACCCAAAGACCCCCCTACCCAAAGACCCCCTACCCAAAGACCCCCTACCCAAAGACCCCCctttttttgtatttaatttttttatttcacctttatttaaccaggtaggctagttgagaacaagttctcatttgcaactgcgacctggccaagataaagcatagcagtgtgaacagacaacacagagttacacatggagtactctctcctcttccatcctatcatctcttccctctgctcaaaccttctccaacctatctcctgattctgcctcctcaaccctcctctcctccctttctgcatcctttgactctctatgtcccctatcttccaggccggctcggtcctcccctcccgctccgtggctcgacgactcattgcgagctcacagaacagggctccgggcagccgagcggaaatggagaaaaactcgcctccctgcggacctggcatcctttcactccctcctctctacatgttcctcctctgtctctgctgctaaagccactttctaccactctaaattccaagcatctgcctctaaccctaggaagctctttgccaccttctcctccctcctgaatcctcctccccctcccccccctcccccccctcctccctctctgcagatgacttcgtcaaccattttgaaaagaaggtcgacgacatccgatcctcgtttgctaagtcaaacgacaccgctggttctgctcacactgccctaccctgtgctctgacctctttctcccctctctctccagatgaaatctcgcgtcttgtgacggccggccgcccaacaacctgcccgctcgaccctatcccctcctctcttctccagaccatttccggagaccttctcccttacctcacctcgctcatcaactcatccctgaccgctggctacgtcccttccgtcttcaagagagcgagagttgcaccccttctgaaaaaacctacactcgatccctccgatgtcaacaactacagaccagtatcccttctctcttttctctccaaaactcttgaacgtgccgtccttggccagctctcccgttatctctctcagaatgaccttcttgatccaaatcagtcaggtttcaagactagtcattcaactgagactgctcttctctgtatcacggaggcgctccgcactgctaaagctaactctctctcctctgctctcatccttctagacctatcggctgccttcgatactgtgaaccatcagatcctcctctccaccctctccgagttgggcatctccggcgcggcccacgcttgattgcgtcctacctgacaggtcgctcctaccaggtggcgtggcgagaatctgtctcctcaccacgcgctctcaccactggtgtcccccagggctctgttctaggccctctcctattctcgctatacaccaagtcacttggctctgtcataacctcacatggtctctcctatcattgctatgcagacgacacacaattaatcttctcctttcccccttctgatgaccaggtggcgaatcgcatctctgcatgtctggcagacatatcagggtggatgacagatcaccacctcaagctgaacctcggcaagacggagctgctcttcctcccggggaagcactacccgttccatgatctcgccatcacggttgacaactccaactccattgtgtcctcctcccagagcgctaagaaccttggcgttctcaactaacatcaaggcggtggcccgttcctgtaggttcatgctctacaacatccgcagagtacgaccctgcctcacacaggaagcggcgcaggtcctaatccaggcacttgtcatctcccgtctggattactgcaactcgctgttggctgggctccctgcctgtgccattaaacccctacaactcatccagaacgccgcagcccgtctggtgttcaaccttcccaagttctctcacgtcaccccgctcctccgctctctccactggcttgcagttgaagctcgcatccgctacaagaccatggtgcttgcctacggagctgtgaggggaacggcacctcagtacctccaggctctgatcaggccctacaccctaCCACCCTACCCAAAGACCCCCCTACTCAAAGACCACCCTACCCAAAGACCAGCCTACCGAAAGACTGCTCTCACCCAAAGACCAGCCTACCCAAAGACCA encodes the following:
- the LOC127923990 gene encoding uncharacterized protein LOC127923990; protein product: MPKPNETTQRPPYPKTPPPKDPLPKDLLPKDLLPKDPLPKDLLPKDLLPKDPPTQRPPYPKTPYPKTPLHKDPLPKDPYPKTPTQRPPTQRPPTQRPPTQRPPYPKTPYPKTPYPKTPYPKTPLPKDLLPKDPLPKDPLPKDPLPKDPYPKTPYPKTPYPKTPYPKTPTQRPLPKEPPPKDPLPKNPYPKTPYPKTSYPKTPYPKTPYPKTPYPKTPTQRPPTQRPLPKDPHPKTPYPKTSYPKTPTQRPLPKDPLPKDPYPKTPYPKTPTQRTPTQRPLPKDPLPKDPHPKTPTQRPPTQRPPTQRPLPKDPLPKDPLPKDPLPKDPHPKTPYPKTSYPKTPYPKTPTQRPPTQRPYPKTPTQRPPTQRPPTQRPLPKDPLPKDPLPKDPLPKDPPTQRPPTQRPPTQRPPFFCI